The genomic interval GGATAATTAAGTACTCATGAAGagcttttaataattttttaacataatctaatttttaaatagattCGGGTAATTATCGAGTAGTGGGTATATATTAGGGTTCGGGTtaagataataaattttaaaaatatgtgaGATACGGGTGCGAATTCAGATTCGGGTAATTGAATACCCATGAAgagtattttaataatttttttgcataACTGGATTTTTAAACGAGTTCGGGTAATTATCAGAAAGTGGATATCTATCAGAGTTTAGGTTAAGatagtaaattttaaaaatattcggATAGTTATAAGATTTGAGTACTCTATTTATTAATCGAATTAAGATATCTTAAAATTAACAGATACTCTAATCGTTTGATGTGGCTATGCCTTTTAGGTAtggtacttttttttttttcctcaaccAATAAGGTGGATTCATTAAATAAACTGCTCTAGGCAGTAAGAGTACATCTGAACTGGTCAAGGCAGCAACGGTGCAGTAAAATTGGTTGAGACAATACAATTAGAGCACACGAAAACACCAGCAACACAATATAAAGGCTGGTAATACATAAACCAAAATTATAGGCTAAGCTTGAAAATAAGAATGCACATATCGAAGTAAAATGGCCAAACAAGCTGCCACCATGCTGTAAACATCGTCTCGCAGTCAACACAATACTTGGCAAGTATGTCTACCAATGAGTTCTGCTTGCGAAGAGTGTGCTGGGTAACCAATCCTCTAAGGACAGCCCAAAATGTGTCtatcttattaaaatatagcaaatATTCCAGGGCCTATGATTCACTTTCTCAACCCAAGTGTCACGATGgtgctttttttatttctttcttatgCATAGATTAAATCTTCTGCTTCATcagcattcatttttttagcATTTGATTAGTTATCAATTCTAAATGATAACAGTAAAGACATGGGAGTAATTAGCTGCTAAGAAGCAGAATCATCAAACTAAAAGCTATCCCAGAATGTGGGAACAATTTATGTATAAACTGCACTAAATATCAGCAATTATCTATATATCTTTGTGCTGTCTTCTAAAATCTTCTGTAACTCTTCAGGTTCACAAGGAAGTACAAGCACTCCCTTTTGTCGGAATCCATATTCCTCTTTAGCCTGCTCTAGCAGCGTCAGGAATGCTGGGTTTCTCAGACAGCTTAACTCCAGGATAAACCTCTTCTGTTTTCCACCTTTGACTGCAATCACTGCAAAATGCCCTTCCTTCACATCTTTTGGGACCATCTTTGTTTCTTCTACATCTTCAACAAACTCAACAATACTGTGATCAGTCCCTCTTGATGGAAAGATTGATATGACTCTTAACAGCTTTTCAGTTAAAAGCCTGAGCATTACAAGCCCTACATGGCGTTTTTCGCACTTCTGAATTACCACAGACATATCAAATTATGGTTTAGAGTACTTTGAGACTTAAACCTTGTAGCAGTGCTTCGTTTTCTGACTGAAATTCGAAGACCTCTAACAATAATTTATACTAGGGAGTTAAAGAAGATGGAAGTATAGGTGAGCTTTCTAAGGGACACTATGGAGACATTTCATATGGTTTGGAACTTGCTACCAAGCATCATTGAATCCAATCTTTGGCAGTCCATTTTCCTTACTTCCTCGAAAATGGTGGGGGCCTTTGAAACACGGCATACAAATGGAGTTGTTTGTTTTCTTATCTGAAAGCTTGTATTGTTTGTTTGACTCAGAATTTCGCAGACCGTTTTCCAGCCTAGCAGTGAGTTGTGACGATCACCATGGGGTACATGTATGGTTGTGGCGTCAAAATGCCAGCCGACCCAGTGAACGGGCCCTACATCTTGGCCTTTTCCCCTTCCATTACCCCGTGGTCTCTCATTTTCCCTTGCCATCCTTTGCTTTGTTTTCGGTTAACAATGATGAGCATTTAAGTGGGGGGCTTTTGGGGTGAGTTTTGACCATGGTCTTCGTTTTGCCTTCACGGCAAACAAAAATGCTAGAGAGTTTTGGGTGGTTAGGATCTCTTGCTCGGGTGTAGCCTAGTCAGATAGGTTTTGGATgtcttaaaaagaaaaaaaaaccttatcGTATTTTTCATCTAATTTGATTATAGTTAAATTTTCTTGTCGCCTCTATCCGTAGAGGTAAGCTTACAGTCGAATCATGTAAATTTTGGTATTCTTGTTGTCTTAGTTTTGCATTTTACTTCTTGTTACTTGTTTGACTATTTTTCTtgagaatttattttgttaccATATTAGCTTGTTTGGTTTGGgtttttcaacaaatttgtATTAGAGTAATTGTTTCGACCATCTTTGTAGTATTTGCAAAGGAGTAAAATCCAAAATCCCTCCTCCAatcactttaaaaaaaaattttggttcctcttattttaaaattaagcttttGACCCTTTAATTGGTAACATtgttaatcaatattttttaaaaaacgtAAGTTAAAATTACATAAACATTTTAAACACATATAAtctctttaaaaataatctgttcatctcttttctctctcaaaaaccttaataaaaaagataaagcaaaattttttttctttctgctcCTTGaagatttttctcttctttctttggatttagtttttttttttctcacaacTTTAGCTCTtttaattgaaggaattttgatttgaaaggaaaaaagaaatacaaagAAATTGTTGGCCTTTGCCATTTGAAGAGGAGAGGATTCACAAACATTGATCCCATGAAGACCACATTTGCCAAggtctttcatttcttttttttttttatgttatacTTTTTGGgatttaaaatcttatttttaacTATGGGTTGTTCTGTGTATTTTCTATGATTTTGCTATTCAACAATggattttcaaatcaaaattcctttaggttttttttttctgatcaAGGTTTTTGGAAGAAGGGTgagtacttttttttttcaaaaagaatatccttaaattgaaaaaaatgataaagagGCACTTGTGTCTGAAAATATTTATGTGATATgaaattctaatttttttaacagtTGATTAACTTTATTAACAGTTAAAGGACtaaaaaca from Theobroma cacao cultivar B97-61/B2 chromosome 5, Criollo_cocoa_genome_V2, whole genome shotgun sequence carries:
- the LOC18598007 gene encoding auxin-responsive protein SAUR32, whose protein sequence is MSVVIQKCEKRHVGLVMLRLLTEKLLRVISIFPSRGTDHSIVEFVEDVEETKMVPKDVKEGHFAVIAVKGGKQKRFILELSCLRNPAFLTLLEQAKEEYGFRQKGVLVLPCEPEELQKILEDSTKIYR